One window of Anaerolineae bacterium genomic DNA carries:
- a CDS encoding AbrB/MazE/SpoVT family DNA-binding domain-containing protein gives MQTVITSKYQTTIPKAIRENLNLSINDALEWKIENGKIVVLPTQKNFLKFRNAVKTGSGDIENDIKLSIKRRTERYQ, from the coding sequence ATGCAAACCGTTATAACTTCCAAGTATCAGACGACCATACCTAAAGCCATCCGGGAAAACCTCAATCTATCCATTAATGATGCGCTTGAATGGAAGATTGAAAATGGGAAAATTGTAGTTTTGCCCACGCAGAAAAACTTCTTAAAGTTTAGAAACGCTGTTAAAACAGGTAGCGGAGATATCGAAAACGACATAAAATTATCCATAAAACGACGGACAGAAAGATACCAGTGA
- a CDS encoding caspase family protein yields the protein MHKILNILQVFQNRKGKSIFTSELEEIRIFMFRNTVLKIHLCFILGLLFLITGCATPLMQVAKKGDINGVKALLDQGADVNESFHGETALMLASYYAHTDVVKLLIERGVNVNTMTQMGSSALGYAAMGGHRDVMKILIDNGANVDAAITGLEQHAAIFASYPEAVARNKMGIKLLEKTVKKQEIASQPTMPVLRPSQEVSPAIKSDVDELPMMQAKPNKNAYAIVIGIENYRQKLPKADYADNDARVMAEYLAKVMGYPEENVVTLTGEHATKSDFQKYIEKWLPNNAEKDSSVFIYYSGHGAPNPKTGDAFLVPYDGDPSFIEETGYPLKRLYAKLDTLQAKEIIVVLDSCFSGAGGRSVLAKGARPLVMNMDKQVFYSDRIAILSASSGSQISSTHDKEGHGLFTYFLLKGIKEGNSELGMLYNYLKPQVERIARKTYNNEQTPGLIAPKGLLNLRLYDR from the coding sequence TTGCATAAAATCCTGAATATCCTGCAAGTCTTCCAAAATCGCAAAGGAAAATCAATATTCACTTCCGAGCTGGAGGAGATAAGAATTTTCATGTTTAGAAACACGGTTTTGAAAATACATTTATGTTTCATCCTCGGCCTGCTGTTCTTAATAACAGGATGCGCAACGCCTCTCATGCAGGTAGCAAAGAAAGGTGATATTAATGGTGTAAAGGCACTACTTGATCAAGGCGCTGACGTGAATGAAAGTTTCCACGGTGAAACTGCATTGATGTTGGCCTCATACTATGCACACACCGATGTGGTGAAACTTCTGATTGAAAGGGGCGTGAATGTAAATACGATGACACAGATGGGCTCGTCAGCCCTGGGGTATGCAGCAATGGGTGGCCACAGGGATGTGATGAAAATCTTAATTGATAACGGAGCGAATGTAGATGCAGCTATAACGGGTTTAGAGCAACACGCTGCCATTTTTGCCAGCTATCCCGAAGCAGTTGCTCGAAATAAGATGGGCATTAAGCTACTTGAAAAGACTGTTAAGAAGCAGGAAATCGCCAGCCAGCCAACAATGCCAGTTCTCAGGCCATCTCAAGAAGTATCCCCAGCCATCAAATCCGACGTCGACGAACTTCCTATGATGCAAGCAAAACCAAACAAAAACGCTTATGCAATAGTAATCGGTATCGAAAATTACCGTCAGAAACTCCCCAAGGCTGATTATGCAGACAATGATGCTCGTGTTATGGCAGAGTATCTTGCGAAGGTCATGGGCTATCCTGAAGAGAATGTTGTTACGCTTACTGGTGAACATGCTACAAAAAGTGATTTTCAGAAATACATTGAAAAATGGCTACCAAATAATGCAGAAAAAGACAGTTCTGTATTTATCTATTACTCAGGTCACGGAGCACCCAATCCTAAAACTGGTGATGCCTTCCTTGTGCCATACGATGGAGATCCCTCTTTTATTGAAGAGACGGGATATCCCCTGAAAAGGCTTTATGCAAAGCTCGACACGCTTCAGGCAAAGGAAATCATCGTTGTCCTTGATTCCTGTTTTTCAGGCGCAGGCGGTAGAAGCGTTCTTGCCAAAGGTGCCCGACCCCTTGTTATGAATATGGACAAACAGGTGTTTTACAGTGACCGGATAGCAATTCTTTCCGCATCATCGGGGAGCCAGATAAGCTCAACCCATGATAAGGAGGGGCACGGCCTCTTTACATACTTTCTGCTCAAGGGGATCAAGGAGGGCAATTCTGAGCTTGGGATGCTCTACAATTACCTTAAACCGCAGGTGGAAAGGATTGCGAGGAAAACGTATAATAACGAGCAAACCCCGGGGCTGATTGCTCCGAAGGGGCTTTTGAACCTGAGACTTTACGACAGGTAG
- a CDS encoding type II toxin-antitoxin system VapB family antitoxin produces MATNLAIDDKLIEEARLIGLHRTKKAVVTEALLEYIQRRKQVEIINLFGTIEYKSDYNYKKHIPIALHAPRVTKK; encoded by the coding sequence ATGGCCACTAATTTAGCAATTGACGACAAATTAATCGAAGAAGCACGTTTAATTGGTCTGCATCGTACCAAAAAAGCAGTTGTTACTGAAGCGCTCCTTGAGTACATCCAAAGGCGCAAACAGGTTGAAATTATTAACCTGTTTGGCACGATAGAATATAAGTCAGATTATAATTATAAAAAACATATTCCAATTGCTCTTCACGCGCCAAGAGTGACAAAAAAATAA
- a CDS encoding ankyrin repeat domain-containing protein: MFSKTVLKIHLCFILGLLLLMTGCATALMQVAEKGDINGVKALLDQGADVNESFYGNTALMSASSCGHTDVVKLLIERGVNVNTMTQIGSSALGYAAIGGHRDVMKILIDNGANVDAAIRGLEQGTAIVVGHPDLFARIKMGIKLLEKTVKKQEIANQPTMPVLRPSQEVSPAIKSDVDDLPPVTAKPNKNAYAIVIGVEKYRQKLPKADYADNDARIMAEYLTKVMGYPEENVVTLLNDRALKSDFEKYFEKWLGNNVEKGSSVFIYFSGHGAPNTKTGDAYLVPYDGDPTFIDQTGYSLKRMYDALGKLPAKEIVVALDSCFSGAGGRSVIAKGARPLVMNLRNNTALSKNMTVISASAGDQISSTYDEKGHGLFTYFMLKGIKNEDVLNPDGSIKMDDLFGYLKPQVERIARKQFNNEQTPQLIGAKKN; the protein is encoded by the coding sequence ATGTTCAGTAAAACGGTTTTGAAAATACATTTATGTTTCATCCTCGGCCTGCTGCTCTTAATGACAGGATGCGCCACAGCTTTGATGCAGGTAGCAGAGAAAGGTGATATTAATGGTGTAAAGGCACTACTTGATCAAGGTGCTGACGTGAATGAAAGTTTCTACGGTAATACAGCATTGATGTCTGCATCAAGCTGTGGCCACACCGATGTGGTGAAACTTCTGATTGAAAGGGGCGTGAATGTAAATACGATGACACAGATTGGCTCGTCAGCCCTGGGGTATGCAGCAATAGGTGGCCACAGGGATGTGATGAAAATCTTAATTGATAACGGAGCGAATGTAGATGCAGCTATAAGGGGTTTAGAGCAAGGAACTGCCATCGTCGTCGGCCATCCCGATTTATTTGCTCGAATTAAGATGGGCATTAAGCTACTTGAAAAGACTGTTAAGAAGCAGGAAATCGCCAACCAGCCAACAATGCCAGTTCTCAGGCCATCTCAAGAAGTATCCCCAGCCATCAAATCCGACGTTGACGATCTCCCTCCGGTGACGGCAAAACCAAACAAGAACGCCTATGCAATCGTCATCGGAGTTGAAAAGTACCGCCAGAAACTGCCGAAGGCTGATTATGCAGACAATGATGCCAGGATTATGGCAGAGTATCTCACGAAGGTCATGGGATATCCTGAAGAGAATGTTGTTACATTGCTTAATGATAGGGCACTAAAAAGTGATTTTGAAAAGTATTTCGAGAAATGGCTCGGTAATAACGTTGAAAAAGGCAGTTCGGTTTTTATCTATTTTTCTGGCCATGGCGCGCCGAATACCAAAACCGGCGATGCTTATTTAGTGCCCTACGATGGCGATCCAACCTTTATTGACCAAACAGGCTATTCTCTGAAAAGAATGTACGATGCACTCGGAAAGCTTCCGGCAAAAGAAATTGTTGTTGCCCTTGATTCCTGCTTCTCCGGTGCTGGTGGAAGGTCGGTGATCGCCAAGGGTGCACGGCCTCTGGTTATGAATCTCCGGAACAACACGGCTCTGTCAAAGAATATGACTGTCATATCCGCATCAGCTGGCGACCAAATCAGTTCGACCTATGATGAAAAAGGGCATGGGCTTTTTACCTACTTCATGCTCAAGGGGATCAAGAATGAGGATGTCCTAAATCCGGACGGTTCTATCAAAATGGACGATCTGTTCGGTTACCTCAAGCCCCAGGTGGAGCGCATTGCGAGGAAGCAATTCAACAACGAGCAGACGCCGCAGTTGATCGGGGCGAAAAAGAATTAG
- a CDS encoding PIN domain-containing protein: MKRHPVVIDTNALISFVTDRNKSQQNKIAGLFENAARLRLSILCPQNVITEFVYVLDRVYNIQSLVIKEMIGSFVTMPGIEIVHEVNLKILFSYWPDKIPDYGDAVVASVCKDRKKAMVATFDRKFSAALKKLGISVYAFQ; this comes from the coding sequence GTGAAAAGACATCCTGTTGTTATAGATACCAATGCGCTGATATCCTTTGTAACGGATAGAAATAAGAGCCAGCAAAACAAAATAGCAGGGCTTTTTGAAAACGCTGCCAGACTGCGGTTGTCAATTTTGTGCCCACAGAATGTCATAACCGAATTTGTCTATGTGTTGGATAGGGTTTATAATATCCAGAGCTTGGTAATAAAGGAGATGATCGGTAGTTTTGTTACTATGCCTGGCATAGAAATTGTCCACGAAGTAAACCTGAAAATCCTTTTTTCATACTGGCCTGATAAGATCCCTGACTATGGCGATGCTGTTGTTGCGTCTGTTTGCAAAGATAGAAAGAAAGCCATGGTCGCGACATTTGACCGTAAATTCAGCGCTGCCCTGAAAAAACTCGGCATTTCTGTATATGCCTTTCAATAG